In Candidatus Neptunochlamydia vexilliferae, one DNA window encodes the following:
- the brnQ gene encoding branched-chain amino acid transport system II carrier protein has translation MKNKSLSIGLAMFSMFFGAGNITFPLVIGQTVEGGLIWALLGLILTAVLVPFSGLFSITLFEGNYESFFSRIGKWPGTIVIIILLSMIGPFGAIPRCITLTYSTLKVYFSGLHLLTFSLISCAILFLCSWKRSRIIDLIGSVLSPVLLLFLVAIIVKGVFFSSTDPVGSSQVSHPFFYGLKEGYNTMDLLAAFFFSSLVYSKLKEQAGEKKSLLLPVFKASLIGAGLLGGIYIGFSYVAAFHSLSLDGVGAEQLLGRIGQVVLGHHAGLIVCVSIALTCLTTAIALTVVCAEFLQKRISKGRISYELSLLVVLTIAALVSTLEFTGIVRLLAPILQVMYPSLLILCLFNIFHKTFDYKPVKFPVFTSLLLVLYFQYIM, from the coding sequence ATGAAAAATAAATCTTTATCTATCGGTCTGGCAATGTTTTCTATGTTCTTCGGCGCCGGAAACATCACCTTCCCCCTTGTCATCGGCCAAACCGTTGAAGGAGGCCTCATCTGGGCCCTCCTGGGACTGATCCTCACTGCCGTTTTGGTCCCTTTCAGCGGCCTCTTTTCCATTACCCTCTTTGAAGGAAATTATGAAAGCTTCTTCAGCCGGATCGGAAAATGGCCCGGAACCATTGTGATCATCATCTTGCTCAGCATGATCGGCCCCTTCGGAGCCATCCCCCGCTGCATCACCTTGACCTACTCAACGCTGAAAGTCTATTTTTCAGGTCTCCACCTACTCACCTTTAGCCTCATCAGCTGCGCCATCCTCTTCCTGTGCTCTTGGAAGAGAAGTCGGATCATCGACCTCATCGGAAGCGTCCTCTCCCCAGTCCTCCTCCTCTTCCTCGTAGCCATCATCGTTAAAGGGGTCTTCTTCTCATCAACCGACCCAGTTGGCTCTTCTCAGGTTTCTCACCCCTTCTTTTATGGCTTAAAGGAAGGGTATAACACAATGGATCTCCTAGCGGCCTTCTTCTTCTCCTCCCTTGTCTACAGCAAGCTGAAGGAGCAGGCAGGAGAGAAAAAAAGTCTTCTCCTCCCGGTCTTTAAAGCGAGCTTGATCGGTGCCGGACTCCTCGGCGGAATCTATATTGGATTTAGCTATGTAGCCGCCTTCCATAGCCTCTCCCTCGACGGTGTGGGAGCTGAGCAGCTCCTCGGGCGGATCGGCCAGGTCGTCCTAGGACACCACGCTGGCCTTATCGTCTGCGTCTCCATCGCCCTAACTTGCTTAACAACAGCGATCGCCTTAACCGTTGTCTGCGCTGAGTTCTTGCAAAAAAGAATCTCTAAGGGACGGATTTCCTACGAGTTATCCCTCCTTGTGGTTCTCACTATTGCAGCCTTGGTGTCCACCTTAGAGTTTACGGGGATCGTGCGTCTCCTTGCCCCCATCCTTCAGGTGATGTACCCCTCTCTACTCATCCTTTGTCTTTTTAATATCTTTCATAAGACTTTTGATTATAAACCGGTTAAGTTTCCCGTCTTTACCTCGCTTCTCTTAGTTCTCTATTTTCAATATATTATGTAA
- a CDS encoding YIP1 family protein: MSENTDRRVLGCNPWLSMWVRPRQTIRTLTQHNPNYRFATFCAIYGFQYLLQASQFLALGRASSLIVILILAAILAIPVGYLLFNVTSFFFFVLGKLIKGKGSFRHIRTATYWASVPMAVSLVIWAGLILCYGNNLFVPGYEKHLMGVAATINAVAGIGQLILGVWGFVIFLHALGEVQGFSAWMALLNVFLSVLTVSILLFLVGWVVSTLAT, translated from the coding sequence ATGAGTGAAAATACCGATCGCCGGGTGCTAGGGTGTAATCCATGGCTCAGTATGTGGGTCAGACCACGGCAAACCATTCGGACACTAACTCAGCACAATCCAAACTATCGGTTTGCAACATTTTGCGCGATTTATGGGTTCCAGTACTTACTGCAAGCCTCTCAGTTTCTAGCTTTAGGAAGGGCAAGCTCTCTTATCGTGATTTTGATTTTGGCAGCGATTTTAGCGATTCCGGTCGGTTACCTTCTGTTTAATGTGACGAGCTTTTTCTTTTTTGTGCTGGGGAAACTGATCAAGGGAAAGGGGAGTTTTAGACACATCCGGACCGCTACCTATTGGGCAAGCGTGCCAATGGCTGTTTCTTTGGTGATTTGGGCAGGATTAATTCTCTGTTATGGGAATAATCTTTTTGTACCGGGGTATGAAAAGCATCTTATGGGAGTCGCGGCAACGATTAACGCGGTTGCTGGGATAGGACAGTTGATTTTGGGAGTCTGGGGATTTGTAATTTTTTTACATGCTTTAGGGGAAGTACAAGGGTTTTCTGCATGGATGGCATTGCTGAATGTATTTTTATCAGTGCTGACTGTCTCTATCCTTCTATTCCTCGTAGGTTGGGTCGTTTCGACCTTAGCAACATAG
- a CDS encoding TIGR01777 family oxidoreductase codes for MAKKCKFKIRSLVNRSAKEIFDWHVRPRVLERSIPPYEKIQVLNSNGRPEAKGSELSFRVRIAPFFWTTLSFEYAEFKANEHLSAFLKKGLLRQHYYEMKITPQGNHTSEVIDGFEFVQKSFYSSLVCSIVKKYLVSILEYKHQVIDHDIGMLQKYPFKEPLKILISGSHGLIGKEVAYFLEFAGHDVWQLSRQESNEEKSVCWNPRTGECQLHEFEGFDVVIHLAGESIGKGWWTKKKKKRLIDSRAKGTENLVQILKKLKNPPQAFICASAVGYYGNRGDELVNEASGSGKGLFITEICEQWERAGKELEEKGVRVAHTRFGVVLSSAGGALKKMLFPFKWGLGGKIGDGHQYVSWVAIDDVVGALYHVMMTPTIHGAVNVVSPNPVPNDILAKKLAKRLKRWVGPPLPELVVRLLMGQKGKELLLTSTRAEPRCLLQTGYMFHYPELTQALKHVI; via the coding sequence GAAAAGATTCAGGTTCTTAACTCCAATGGACGTCCCGAGGCGAAAGGGTCAGAGCTTTCTTTTCGGGTAAGGATAGCTCCATTTTTTTGGACAACTCTTAGTTTTGAATACGCTGAATTCAAAGCTAATGAGCACTTATCAGCCTTTTTAAAAAAAGGGCTTCTTCGACAACACTACTATGAAATGAAAATCACTCCTCAAGGTAACCACACTTCTGAGGTGATTGATGGCTTTGAGTTTGTTCAGAAGAGTTTTTACTCCAGTCTTGTTTGCTCTATTGTTAAAAAATACCTGGTTAGCATCTTAGAGTATAAGCATCAAGTGATTGACCATGATATTGGAATGCTTCAAAAGTATCCTTTTAAAGAGCCGCTAAAAATTCTTATCAGTGGTTCCCATGGACTGATCGGAAAAGAGGTTGCCTATTTCCTTGAGTTTGCAGGGCATGATGTGTGGCAGCTATCGCGACAGGAGAGTAATGAGGAAAAAAGTGTTTGTTGGAATCCGAGGACAGGGGAGTGTCAGCTCCACGAGTTTGAAGGGTTTGATGTGGTGATCCACTTAGCAGGGGAAAGCATTGGTAAAGGGTGGTGGACCAAGAAGAAAAAGAAGCGGCTCATTGATAGTCGAGCGAAGGGAACGGAAAATCTTGTCCAGATTCTTAAAAAACTGAAAAATCCGCCCCAGGCTTTTATCTGCGCGTCAGCAGTGGGTTATTATGGAAACCGAGGAGATGAGCTCGTGAATGAAGCCTCGGGTTCTGGTAAAGGACTTTTCATTACTGAGATTTGTGAGCAGTGGGAGCGGGCAGGAAAAGAGTTAGAAGAAAAGGGGGTTCGGGTAGCTCATACCCGCTTTGGGGTGGTATTGAGTTCTGCAGGGGGTGCCCTTAAGAAAATGCTTTTCCCTTTTAAATGGGGGCTTGGGGGAAAGATTGGAGATGGCCACCAGTATGTGAGCTGGGTGGCGATCGATGATGTTGTGGGAGCGCTCTATCATGTGATGATGACCCCAACGATTCATGGGGCGGTCAATGTGGTTTCCCCCAATCCGGTTCCCAATGATATTCTTGCCAAGAAGCTAGCCAAGCGGTTGAAAAGGTGGGTGGGACCTCCGCTTCCTGAGCTTGTCGTCCGTCTTCTTATGGGGCAAAAGGGGAAGGAGCTTCTTCTAACCAGCACCCGCGCGGAGCCTCGATGTCTCTTGCAGACTGGTTATATGTTCCACTACCCTGAGCTCACCCAAGCCTTGAAACATGTCATTTAA